One segment of Rhipicephalus sanguineus isolate Rsan-2018 chromosome 6, BIME_Rsan_1.4, whole genome shotgun sequence DNA contains the following:
- the LOC125759012 gene encoding LOW QUALITY PROTEIN: uncharacterized protein LOC125759012 (The sequence of the model RefSeq protein was modified relative to this genomic sequence to represent the inferred CDS: deleted 2 bases in 1 codon) — protein sequence MPGIVWQNLDPVTMSRLGVDLIREELARRQLDITGSKEELFQRLQADIQQQREATPRLKRMHPPQAAAPLTVDSATLQSLAMLFQQLPRPATTVTTLPDLSSSIPQFAGLHSHSVNTWLDDVRRVQQLASWDDATTRLIAAKKFKGAARDWHLAFGNQYSTWATWSAALKDTFCTELSLIEWQEQVMRVTQAPSESLHQYAFAKLKIIERCPVHLSEAQKIDYLLHGLREQHILAAIAANRPPTVAEFISTCTSLDKSAQHLHAKASPSPFAISVLPPTQPFRAAKPAERQQPRSEQSTPQSSRGATPKTRISELPTEQQEATYAAISAQYGAPAFRSGQDLSQAVCYQCHALGHLASKCPTRTSRLSSSAPPTMPKTQQPPALHSAPVTLDGSQQQCPFFNATLSGVGECEAFPDSGSKVTLISKTLVPASMIIPWTEPPLVVVGGSTVLPVGAAFLKISIGPATGVVEAAVLEDNVLPLILGEDWFSAAQARLIFEPPKPTQLQHTATNSTITANQKLGPRMANAVIPTRSVLFPETRPSSKDCLQRQLRPRPLRQRPRHQSPPCQRPRHQSPPRQRPRHQSPPCQPPRHQSRPRKRRPRQRPRHQFPPRQLPRRQSPQRHRQLQQSPPRQRQPRQRPPHRSPQRQHKLRQSPLRQWPRRRHPLLPRQQQRKARLLVYRLIEQLTPSTFRASCVSCLTSRLVNQPRTVHVSQLKPYVPPVSPVIEQQPAVNAEPTPASEAIDQGTWSGRLGWDVSARMCRLSYH from the exons ATGCCGGGAATTGTGTGGCAGAATCTCGACCCGGTGACCATGTCGCGCCTCGGCGTCGACCTCATACGCGAAGAATTGGCCCGCCGACAGCTGGACATCACGGGTTCGAAAGaggagctctttcagcgtttgcaAGCCGACATTCAGCAGCAGCGTGAAGCTACCCCTCGGTTGAAACGAATGCATCCGCCTCAA GCTGCGGCGCCTTTGACGGTGGACTCAGCCACTCTGCAGAGCCTCGCCATGCTGTTCCAGCAGCTACCTCGCCCTGCAACAACGGTGACGACACTGCCAGACCTGTCATCGTCCATTCCGCAATTTGCTGGTTTGCACAGCCACAGTGTCAATACATGGCTTGACGACGTGCGACGAGTACAGCAGCTCGCCTCGTGGGACGACGCCACCACACGCCTGATCGCGGCTAAGAAGTTCAAAGGTGCGGCTCGAGACTGGCATCTCGCGTTCGGCAACCAGTACAGCACCTGGGCCACGTGGAGTGCCGCCCTGAAAGACACATTTTGTACAGAATTGTCCCTCATCGAGTGGCAAGAGCAGGTCATGAGGGTAACCCAGGCCCCGTCCGAAAGCTTGCACCAATATGCCTTTGCCAAGTTGAAGATCATTGAGCGTTGCCCCGTTCACCTCTCGGAGGCCCAAAAGATTGACTACCTGCTGCATGGTTTACGGGAACAACACATCCTCGCCGCCATAGCAGCCAACCGGCCTCCCACGGTAGCTGAGTTTATTTCTACCTGCACTAGCCTCGACAAGAGTGCGCAACATCTGCACGCCAAAGCAAGCCCGTCACCATTTGCCATTTCTGTGTTGCCGCCGACGCAACCCTTTCGTGCCGCTAAGCCCGCAGAGCGACAGCAGCCTCGCTCAGAACAATCGACACCACAGTCCTCCCGAGGGGCCACACCAAAAACGCGCATTTCAGAGCTGCCCACCGAGCAACAAGAAGCTACTTATGCAGCTATTTCGGCACAGTACGGCGCTCCAGCTTTTCGTAGTGGTCAAGACCTGTCTCAAGCTGTCTGCTACCAATGTCATGCCTTGGGTCATCTGGCATCCAAGTGCCCTACGCGCACCAGCCGCTTATCATCATCAGCGCCTCCAACCATGCCAAAGACACAGCAGCCTCCAGCACTGCACAGTGCACCCGTTACACTTGACGGCTCACAGCAGCAATGCCCCTTCTTCAACGCAACTCTCAGTGGAGTCGGTGAGTGTGAAGCGTTTCCTGACTCTGGGTCCAAGGTGACATTAATATCTAAAACTCTTGTGCCTGCAAGCATGATCATCCCATGGACCGAGCCTCCACTCGTGGTGGTAGGAGGAAGCACAGTGCTACCTGTTGGTGCTGCATTTTTGAAGATATCCATTGGCCCAGCCACAGGAGTTGTTGAAGCTGCTGTTTTGGAAGATAATGTACTTCCCCTCATTTTAGGTGAGGACTGGTTCTCAGCAGCACAAGCACGCCTTATATTCGAGCCGCCAAAGCCAACGCAGTTGCAGCATACAGCCACGAATAGCACCATTACCGCAAACCAAAAGCTAGGGCCAAGAATGGCAAATGCTGTGATCCCAACAAGGTCCGTCCTTTTCCCTGAAACCAGGCCCAGTTCCAAAGACTGCCTACAACGCCAACTACGCCCAAGACCACTACGCCAACGTCCGCGACACCAAAGCCCACCATGCCAACGCCCACGACACCAAAGCCCACCACGCCAACGCCCACGACACCAAAGCCCACCATGCCAACCCCCACGACACCAAAGCCGACCACGCAAACGCCGACCACGCCAACGCCCACGACACCAATTCCCACCACGCCAACTACCACGACGCCAAAGCCCACAACGCCATCGCCAACTACAACAAAGCCCACCACGCCAAAGACAACCACGCCAGCGCCCACCACACCGAAGCCCACAACGCCAACACAAACTACGCCAAAGCCCACTACGACAATGGCCACGACGCCGACACCCACTACTACCACGCCAACAACAACGCAAGGCACGACTGCTAGTTTACCGCCTCATCGAGCAGCTTACACCATCCACATTTAGGGCTTCATGTGTGTCATGCTTGACATCTCGTTTGGTTAATCAACCACGAACGGTGCACGTGTCCCAGCTTAAGCCTTATGTACCACCAGTTTCTCCAGTGATCGAGCAACAGCCCGCCGTCAATGCAGAGCCCACGCCTGCCTCAGAAGCAATTGACCAAGGGACTTGGTCAGGCAGACTGGGGTGggatgtgagcgcccgcatgtgccgcctatcttatcactag